The segment GTGGAGCCGGGCGTTTGCGATGCGAGAAGGCGTCGGCCCAAAGGCTTACGCGATTGGTGGCGCCCTTTGGTTGCCGATTCCGATTGTCGCCGGATTTTTGGGGCTGGCGGCACCGGCATTGGGAATCGGAATTAGCCAGCCCGATACTGTTGGTCCGCTAGTGGCGGCGACGTTATTAGGGACGGGCGGTGCGCTGCTAGTGTTCGTGGTCGTGTTTTGCTCGTTGGCGTCCAGCATCGACAGCCTCCTTGCCGCTACGGCGGACTTGATCGTCAATGACATCATCGCACCGATGAATAAATTGCGAATCAGTCAGGCAGATGAGGCGAGTTGCGAGAATCCGGAAACAACACCCATGAGGATGACCGATGCGGCCAAGCGGCGTGCTTCGACGCTGACCATTATTTTCTTAGGCGCCGCGTCCTGGGCGGTGGCCTATCCCAACGTCGGTTCTCTGGCAACGGTCTTGTTCTTTGCTGGGCCGATGGTCGGCAGTTGCATTTGGCCAATCATTGGCGGCCTGTACTTTCGCCGCCCCGGCCCGACTGCCGCTTGCCTGTCGATGCTGTTCGGGACTACCACCGGTTTGTGGGCCTACTTCGCGATCGGCTGGTTTGTCGCATCGCTGGTCGGTGCCAGCATATCCGGCGTGGTGTTCGGCTTGGCCACACTTGTCTTACCAGACAATTTTGATTTCAAAAATCTCGCTGACGAGGCAATGTGAGCGATGTTTCCACTGTGGTTTCTTCAATTTTTAGTGATTGGTGCGCTGATGCTTGTTGGCATCGGCGTGGCGGCTCTGATCGCGTTCCTTGTCTTCGATTCTCGCGATCGACAACTTTGGTGAGCGAGCCAAACGAGATGCCTGATAAACAAAAAACATTCGGTGGTGTAACTCCGGTCGGCACCAACTCAAAAGGGCAACGCCTTCGCCCCCATCCGCTGCTGGATGCTTGCGAACATCAAATTGATCGCGAAGCACTGCAAGCTCTCGCCGGCAAATCAATTCTGAACCCACGCCAGTTTGACCGCCGGTCGGTTGTCGCAATCGCACAGCTTTCGGCACTGCTGGAATCTCAGAACGTCGAGATGGACAAACCGTTGGACGGAAAGATCGCCATCACCGCCTTCTTCGAAGCCAGTACGCGGACGCGATTGTCGTTCGAAAGCGCGGTGCTGCGACTCGACGGAAAAGTCCTTTCCGTGCCCGATGGCCAAGTGACGGGAATCGCTAAAGGTGAATCGCTAGCCGACATCGGTGAGATGTTCAACACGTACGGTGACGTTGTCATCATGCGCCATCCGGACACCGACTGCATTGATCAAATCCAAAGGAACCTGCAGCGGCCGTTGATCAACGCTGGCAATGGTTCTGGCCATCATCCCACCCAAGCATTGATCGATTGGTATGCGTTATTGAAGTGGAGACCTGAACTGTGTCGCCCCAATTGCCCGGAAGATCGTCAAGTTCATCTGGGCGTCATAGGAACGCCGGGGTCAATGCGGGCGGTGAAGAGCTTCGTGCGTTTGGCTCTGATGTTTCCCGGCGCGGTCAAGAAAATCACTCTGATTTCAGAACTGGCTGACCCAGTCGGTTTGGATCTGACCGAACCGATCGAAGAATCGCCTATACCAATCGAAATCATCAACGATGTCCGTGAAGTCTTACCCGAATTGGATGTGGTGTACGTCAACTCGATCGCTTTCTTGGGTGACAGTTATCGCAACTTAGATTCACGGTACAAATTGGAAAAAGGCAGCAATCTGAAACCAGATGCGGTCATTTTGCATCCGCTAGCGCGAAACGACGAACTGGGCGAAACGTTGGATCATACCGATCACAACCTTTACTTCGCGCAAGCCGCCGGAGCCGTTTTTGTGCGACAAGCCTTGCTGACTTGCGTACTCGATCGACTGGATCGAATCAGTGGCATCCCTCGAAATTGATCCAGAGTAGATCCGTCCGGTTGCTTATTTTCTGCTCTTGCAATATTCGTTCAACAGTCAGCTGACGGCATACGTTGCATTGGTCGAGCTTGCCTACTGCAAACTGCTAATCGGCTAGTCGCCCGACGCACTTTGAGTCTCATACTTCCTTCCACTTCTCAGTTCCCGATTTTGTATTCATGTGTGGCATCACCGGTTTTTGGAATCCTCGACGTACTAACCAGCGCGACCTTCGGTTTGCCCTAAATCCGATGCTGGACGTGTTGGATCACCGCGGACCCGATGAACGCGGCAGCCGGTTCTTTTGCGAACAAGGCGTTGCGCTGGGTCATACGCGACTGTCGATCATCGGACTCGATTGCGGTCACCAACCCATCGAAACGGACGACGGTAACTACGCCGCAACGGTCAACGGCGAACTCTACGGCTACAAAACCATTCGCACGCAACTTGCCTGCGAAGAATTCGCGTGCAATGGCAAAAGCGACAGTGCGATCACTTTGCCACTGTACTTGAAGCATGGCTTGAGCTTTGTCGAAAAACTTCGTGGCGAGTTCGCGATCGTTCTGTATGACCAGACTGAACAACGCTTGATATTGATCCGCGACCGCTTCGGAATTAAACCGCTCTATTACCACGTCGGTGACTCAGGACTAGTGTGGGGATCCGAGGTAAAGTCAATCTTGCAGCATCCCGATGTCACGCCTCAGCTGTGCCCTAAGGCGGCGGCCCACCAAATGATGCAAGTGATGGTTCCTGGGTCAACGGCGTTCGAGAACGTTCACGCGATCAAGCCCGGCCACATGCTGATCGCAAAACTGCGCGGCGATCGGCTAGAGATTCAAACCAAACGATGGTGGGACATGGAATTCCCCGAGTCCCACGAAACGGGCGTCGATCCCACCGAATACGTGCAAGGTGTCAAAGAACGTTTGATTGATGCCGTCGCCACACGACTAGAAGCAGACGTACCGGTTGGCTGCTATCTTTCCGGCGGAATCGACAGCTGTTCGATTCTTGGCTTGGCGACTCATTTGCAGCAATCGCCGATCAAAGCCTTTACAATCGCATTCGACAGTGACGAGTACGACGAATCCAATATCGCCCGGCGGATGGCCGAGCGAACGGGCGCCGAACAAGAACTGTTACGCCTGACAGAAAAGGAACTGTATGGTCCCGCCTTTGAACGAGCGACTTGGCACGCCGAACGGACGTTTTACAACACGTTGGCGGTTGCCAAGTGGCATATGAGCCGCCGTGTTCGGGCCTGCAACTACAAAGCTGTGATCACGGGCGAAGGGTCCGACGAGTTGTTCGGCGGCTATGCTTTCTTTAAACGAGATTGGCTCGGCCGCGATCAAGGCGACAAAATTTTAGCGGGCGCGATCCTGGCAGAAGAAGATCAGAGTCACCCTGCATGGCAAGACGTTTGCGGTTTCACACCGTCTTGGATCCAACCTTGGATGATGGTGCTCGATCGAGTCCGGCCTCTGCTGAGCTCGTCCATCCAAGACCTGCTGGCCAACTATGATCCTGTCGCGGAAGTCGCTGCGGCAATTGATCCAGACATGGTTCGCGGTCGAAATCGGCTGGATGTTTCTCAGTACACGTGGAGCAAGACGATGTTGGAGGGACAGATTTTGACGTGGGGTGGCGACCGGATGGACATGGCCAATTCAATGGAAGCCCGGCCCGCTTTCTTAGATCACCACGTGGCAGAGTACGCGACGACCATTCCGCCTGACGTCCGTATCCGGGACGGCATCGAAAAGTGGGTGCTGCGAGAAGCGATGGTCAACGTGTTGCCTCGTGAACTTTACGAACGCAAAAAGTTTGCCTTCATGGCTCCGCCTGCACACACGGACCCAGTCAAGCGAGCCGCGGTACAAGAAATGATCGATCATTGGTTGACCAAGGATCGTGTCAACGCGGTCGGAGTGTTCAACCAAGAAAAACTGGCCAAGTTCCTCAGTGATGCGTGGAATGAAACTGATCCGTCAATGGCAAGACGAAACGACATCATCATCAATCACACGTTACAGATTCATATGCTGCACGGCCAATACGTCGAAGGGCTTCCGCTTCCCGCGGTCGATTAAAATTGCAATCTAGACTCGAATCCAATCAGCCAACAAGCACTGAACTGTTGCGAGTGAATCTGCAACGCATCAAAACTGACATACTGGCACTTGCCGAGATCGGGCGCAATTCAGCCGATCACGGGATCTATCGAATGGCCTTTACCGATGCGGATATGCAAGGGAAACGTTGGTTGACCGATCGCATCGATGCCGCTGGTTTGCCTCATTGGATTGACGGCGCGGCGAACGTGTCGACCAAGATCCAAGGTACAAGAGATGCACCGGAGATCTTGGTGGGGTCACATATCGATACCGTCCCCTGCGCCGGTGCGCTTGACGGGACGCTGGGCGTGATCGCTGGGCTGGAGTGCTTGCGTTGTATCAAAGAAGCAAACCTTGTGACGCGACGGACAATTGAGTTGGTAGCGTTCAGTGACGAGGAAGGACGGTTTGGTGGAATGTTCGGCTCGCAATCGATTTGCGGCCAGATCAACCCTGAAATGCTGGCCACGATGACAGACATGAACGGAGTCAAACTGGAGGACGAACTTCGCCGCCACGGCTTGGATCCACTCGGGGCTCTCGATGCGGCTCGCGATCCAGAAACCATCGACAGCTATTTGGAGCTACACATTGAACAAGGCCCGGTACTCGATCGGGTCGGTAAACCGGTCGGCATCGTCGACGAAATCACGGGTCTTTTCACTTGGTCGATCCGCTTCAAAGGTGAAGCCAATCATGCTGGGACCACGCCGATGAACATGCGCAACGATGCGTTTATGGGGCTAGCCGATTTTGCTCACGAAATCCCACGGATCTTGGACGAAAACGGTAGTGAACGCAGTCGTGCGACGATCGGGAAAGCTCAGATCCTACCCGGTGCTACGAACACCGTTCCCGGGTTAGTCGAATTCTCGTTGGACGTGCGAGACACTTCAGAGAAAGTCTTGGATGAACTATCGGAAGCCTTTCGCAAAGCGTTGTCGGCTATCGCCCGACGTCGCCATTTAGTCTTCGAATTTCAACCCAAGAGTTACATCACGCCGGTTCATTGCAGCGAGAAGATGATTCAAACGCTGCAACAGAACAGCCGCAAGCTGGGCTTGGACGCGCATCCCATGCCCAGCGGTGCGGCTCATGATGCTCAGATCATGGGCCGAATGGTCCCCGTCGGGATGATCTTCGTCCCCAGCAAGGGAGGACAAAGTCATTCGCCCGCCGAATGGACCGCTTGGACCGACATCGAAGCTGGTGCGAACGTGATGCTCCATACCCTCATCCAATTGGCCTCCTAAACAATGTCCGACACTGATCCCAGCAAAACGCCGCGTACTCATTCACCGCATACCGATCCGCTGCGCGGCGTTTATCACGAATCGTTCATCGATAACCCCAAGCACCTAGAATTTTTGGCGGAACGAAACACAGCTCTGCTGTGCATCGACCTGCAATACTTAGATGCAGCGCCGGGCTGTGGCGTTTTCGCTGATGCCGAAGCAAGTGGCGTGTCACCTGAAGCGCAGGAGTATTACTTTGATCGGTTGAGTCGAATGGTTTTGCCGGGCGTGCGCAAACTGCAAGATGTGTTTCGTTCACATGACTTGGAAGTCATTCATACTCGGATTCAGTCACTAACACAAAACGGTCGCGATCGTGGAAAGGGACACAAGCGTCTGCACTTGCTGGCGGCGCCAGGATCGCGTGAAGCGGATTTTCTAGAACAGGTTGCGCCGTCGCCCGAACACGACGAGATCGTGATCAATAAAACAGCCAGTGGTGTTTTTTCATCCACCAACATTCACTACGTGCTCAAGAATCTAGGCATCGAGTCGCTGTTCATCGTCGGTGTCTACACCAATGAATGCGTCGAAACAACGATACGGGATGCGTGCGATCTTGGTTACTTGGTGACCGTGATCGACGATTGCTGTGCGACGGTGACACCGGAGCTCCATGAAGCATCCCTAGCGACGCTTCGCGATCGATACGCTCGCGTTTTGACATTGGACGAAGCCGTCGACAACGTCAATCGCATCGTGTCGGTGGTGAGCTGATGCGCTGACAATTTAGCCGTAGTGCTGAAAGGTCGACATCATTCGCTTGTCGAGACTGATCTTTCCATTTTTCTAAATGGTTCTGTGATGAAAACGGCGTCGATGGCCTCAAACGAACTGTCCCCCGATCGTTGGAACCACTCGTTGCTGATCGATTGCCAAACGCTTTCAACCACAATTTTTCACCACGATATGCTTGCCAGGAAGCAAAATTTGTTCCAGTTCGGTGGGGCAGCATGAACAGGTTCGATTGAGTCGAATCTTCGTTAGTTGGCGGTTGGTGACGCGTCTAGAGAGCGTGGCGAAAGGTCACTCCCGAAGTTAGACGGGCGTCAACGTAGACAAATAGCTATTCAATTTGCAGGGCCGCTGTTCACGGCAGTTGCCACAGAGCTATTGAAACAAAGCCGCCAACATCAATCCGACGAAAGAACATAAGCGTTTGTAATTGATCAGTCGCTTTTTCATCAACAGAACATCTGGCGAAATAAGCCGCTGACGTGATCCAGGATTCTTCCCCTAGACGGTAGATTGCCGAATCAGTCTTGGCAATTGATGATACCTGGACTTTCACCTCAAAGGTATTTAGTTAGAACAATCAAACGAACATCAGACTCCCGCCGGCCGAAGCCGGCGGGAGGACAATGCAAAGTCATCACTTAATTGAGATGGATACCTTGCCGATGCTACCGGTGAACTTGCTGGTCGCTCGGTCGTATTCGTCCGACACGGTGGTCTCCATATCAATGCCGACGCCGGCCGTCTCGTCTGCAGAAAAGACAGCGAACTCTGTCTTGGGAATCTTTGTGGCGCCAACCGACGCATCATTCACATACAGCGTCGCTGTTCCGCCGGCACCGGGCTTCTCGCCACCGTCATAGGCGAAGTCCATCTTCACAGTCGACTTACCGCTGGGTAGCTTAGACTTGCCAACGGCCACGCTGCGTGTGATACCAAGGTAATTGTAGGTATACATCGGAACGCCGTCTTTCACGTGCAGTGCCCACCCACCGAAACGTCCACCTTGCGCGATAATGACACCGTTGGCCGGTTGGTCTCCGCTGTCGACCTCCGCGACGATCTCAAATGACGTGTTTTTCACATTGATGAAATCGTTCTCAAGCAGTCCATCCATCCCTTCGTAAAGTGTGAGGTTCTTACGACCGAACATCAGGTCGGGGCGACCAGCCAGTTTGGGGTTGAACAGTTCTTGTCGACGATCATCCAAGGGCAACACTTTGTACTTGAGCGCTTCGCCCAAGAACGCTTGTTGCAACTTGGCCAGCATCTCTGGGTGCTGCTTCGAAAGATCCGTCGACATGCTGAAGTCGTCGGCAACGTGATACAGTTCCCACGTATCTTCCGGGAACCGAGTTTCGGGATTGGCCCACGGCTTGACGTGAACCGTGCCAGCGAACCAGCCGTCGAAGTAGATACCGCGGTTTCCGAACATCTCAAAGTACTGGGTCGTATGCTGACTTGGCGCATTTGGAAACTCCCACGTGTAGGCCATGCTGGTGCCTTCGATCGGCCGCTGTGGGACGCCGTTAACAATGCGGGGTTCTGGCAGCCCGACCGCTTCGAGGATCGTGGGAGCGACGTCAATCACGTGGTGCCACTGCGATCGGATCTCACCCTTTGCTTTGATGCGATTTGGCCAGTGGACGACCATCGCATTACGCGTGCCGCCATAGTTGGATGCCACCTGTTTCGTCCACGTGAATGGTGAATCAAAGGCGACGGCCCAACCGGCAGACATATGAGGATAAGTGGAAGGATCGCCCCAGCTGTCGTAGTATTGCATCATGAAGTCGATGTCCGAGCCCTGCGGTTCGGCGTTGAAATATGTCATCTCGTTGTAGAGACCACTCATCCCGCCTTCGGCGCTCGTCCCGTTGTCGCCAGCGATGTAGAAGATGAGCGTGTTATCGAGTTCGCCCATGTCGTCGATCGCCTGAATGACGCGACCCGTTTCGTGATCCGTCATGTCCAGAAAGGCCGCAAAGACTTCGGCCTGACGTGCGAAGAGTTTTTGCTCTTTGTCTGAAAGGTCGGCCCAATCCTTGATATCGTTTGGCTTCTTTGCGAGCTTCGTGTCTTTGGGAATGACGCCCAGAGCTTTCTGCTGCTCAAAAATTCGTTCGCGGATGACGTCCCAGCCCTCGTCGAAATTGCCCTTTTGTTTTTCGATGTACGATTTCGGTACGTGATGTGGCGCATGCACGGCGCCGGGAGCAAAGTAAACGAAGAATGGCTTTTCGGGCGTGAGAGCCTGCTGAAATCGCATCCACTCGATGGACTTCGTGGCCATGTCGTTCATGAAGTGGTAATCGGGATCATCCGGAGTTTCGACCCGATTGAGATTGCGATAGACCGCAGGCGCCCACTGATTGGTTTCCCCGCCCATGAAGCCGTAGAACTCATCGAAGCCAACAAAGTTTGGCCAGCGTGTGAACGGTCCGGACGGACTAATTTCCCAAACGGCCGTTTCATGATGTTTTCCATACGCCGCCGTGCTGTAACCGTTCAGCCGCAAGGTCTCGGCAATGGTGGCGACGTCATTTGGCAGCATGCCAGTAGCACCGGGGAAAGCGGTTGCCACCTCGGTGATTTTGGCTTGATTGCAGGAGTGGTGATTGCGGCCCGTGATCAGGGCTTGCCGCGTCGGCGAGCAAAGTGCCGTGGTGTGAAATTGGTTGTAGAGCAAACCGTTTTTTGCGAGTTTGTCAAAATTTGGAGTGGGCAGGACGCTACCGGTCGCACCCGTTCCGCCAAAGCCGAGGTCGTCGAGCAAAATGACGACAACGTTCGGTGCATCCTTGGGTGCTTTCACTTCGAACACCGGCGGCGCTTTGGCGTCGCGTGCGTCAAGCGTCGTGATCGGTGGATACCACGGTCCCTTGAGAGGAAGTTCCGTGCGATCGACTTGGGCTTCTTGAGCACCCGCCGCACTTGCAAAGATGCAGGCCGCAACGATTGCAATTGCATTGAATCGTTTTAACATAGTTTTCTCCGGTGGTTGAATCTTGTCTCATCGATGCGGCCTCCTGCCATCGTAACTTCTTCGGTTGTAAAACTGAGGCGACGCACCCCAGCCATTTCACTCAACCAAATTCGGATTACCCGACCGCCAAGTCGTGCCGAACCACGGTTGCGTCTTCAACGGCAACCGCGTGACGACTAAACTTTCCTTCCGTACGGAAGGTAATTGTGAGTTTGAAATAAGTGCCGCACAAGCAATTCGTCGCAACGGAATTCATATCGCAAAAGTCATGCGAATCAACGAACGTTTGAGACTCAGCTCGAATCGCTGTAAAGTTCATCGACGTCTGCTCCGGATAGGCCGTTCCGAACGCATTAGCGAAGAAAACTACAAACGCTCGACTATTCAGGTTGCACTCTTAAGTGCACTGAGGATCTGCGACGCTTCAGGATACCCGGGTGACGCCATCGCTAATACAATCGGCGATAGAAGTATTCTGCTTTTAAGAAACGATTGGAGGGATCCACTCACTGACAGAACCCGTTCAATGAACGAACGTACAGGAAAGTGTGGCCTAGCGCCACACTTTGAATCGCGAGACAAATTCGCACTGGTGCGACAGATGTGTTGACCGCCGCCTTTTTCTTTGCCTTCGATGCAATTGAATAGGACAAGTTGCCTAGAGGCCAATCTTCTTCGGCGGATACTTTTTGAATGTCGCACCGTGTGTCTTCAGCTTGCCTGTGACAGTGGCAAGCCAAGCGTTGCGTCGGTGTCCGACGGGCAACTGTTCCTTGGGGTCAAGGTACAAATTGAAAAACCAAGGAGCAACGCCAACGTTTTGAATAGTGGACATATCAATGTGCATGTGAGTGCTTTGTGGTAGCACGACCTTGATGTGCGCTTTGTATTCCCGCATGCGACAGGCCATCAACTCGGTGCCCCACCAGTAGTAAACTGCCTCGCGAGCCGACTTGCCTTCATCATGCAGGAGGAAAGACGTTTGATCGACGAAATCGTAATAACGATCGTCGGGCAACTTGTCAGCAGAAACGCCAGCCAGTTTCAACGCCGTGCCGAACAGGTCCATTAAGTCGAACAGTTCATCGCTTTCATGGCCGGGCTGGATCATGCCTTTCCAATACGCAATCCCTGGCACCCGGCAGCCGCCCTCAAACGTCGTGCCCTTGGCTCCGCGAAACGGCGTGTAGCCCCCGTCGGGCCAAGCATCCATCTGCGGACCGTTGTCGGACGTAAAAAAGACAAGCGTGTTTTCCAAGACGCCTGCCTCGTCAAGTGCTTTGATGAGTTCGCCCGTGTGAAGATCGACTTCCGCGATCGCTTCTTTGTACGCGTACTTCGACGAACTCAAGAACCCAAGATCAGGGTTTGGAAAGTTGTCGGCGTGAACCTTCATGAAGCAGTGCTCGATAAAAAACGGCTTGTCGCCTACAGCGAGTTCTTTGATCCGGCGAATTGTGTAGTTCGCCAGCTCCTTATCGGCGCGTCCCATGTCCTCGGTCGATTGGATTTCGGCGAGCAGCTTCGTCTCCCCCTCCTTGAACCCGTGGGTCAAATGGTTGGCCGGTGCGATTTCCTTAAACGCAGCCAACTTTTCGGAGTCGTGCACCAGGTCAGGGTACCGACGTCCATCGACGCCTTGGGAGAGCTCTTTTTGCGCCGGGTAGTAGCCGTAAAACTCGTCGAAGCCGACATCGTGCGGACGCATTCCCTCGGATTCCCCGATGTGCCACTTGCCAGTCAACAGAGTCGCGTAACCGGCATCACCAAGCAGCTTGGGCAAGCTGATTTCATCGGCCCAAGGGTTTTTCGTGACCTTATCACCGGCAAGAATCGGCCGGGTCAGTCCCGTACGAACGGGCAAACGACCTGTCAGGATCGCCGATCGTGTTGGCGTACAAGTGTGCTGGGAATAACACGACGTCAGCTTCAAACCATTGCGGGCCAGTTTGTCGATGTTGGGTGTTGCCGCACCAATCGCGGCGCCGCCGCCATAGCAGCCCGGATCACCATAGCCCATGTCATCGACGATGATCCACAGGATGTTCGGCTTCTTGCCGGTCTTCTTTTCCAAGTTCACGAGCTTCTTCGCCACCGCCGCATCTTGTTCGGGTCGCGGGATCGCGGGCTCAAAGTTTCTAGCAGTCTGCACCGAGCGATCAAATGATTGACCGCAGGCACCGGCTATTGTAATTTGAAACATTGCGAACACGGTCATCAAAGCAAGCGTCGAGAGAATCGCTCTATACACTGCTTGGTTTTTTGAATTCATCACTGAAGCACTTGGTTAAGAGGAATCTGGAAGATCGGCACATAAAAACTCGGAAGTGTGCGAGCCAAAGATTGTAGTGGATTTGAGAGGAGAGAAAGAATTACATGGGCTTGCACTCTTGCTGAATCTCCGAGTTGGCTTTGATTGAAGGCGACATTCTGCCTACTTGCATAGAAGCGTTCCGTCGCACTTCCAGCGGTACGGCTTGGCGATTGTTTCGTTGTAGCATTTGATGAATCGCGGGATGCGATCTTGCAAGTCATCGAGCGAACAGAATGATCCGTCACGTGTCAGCTTCTTTTGCAACGTCCCAAACCAAATCTCGATTCGATTAAGCCACCTGCAATGCCTCGGTGTATAGACGAAACGTATCCGGTGATTCTTGTCGGTGAGAAACTCTCGCCGTGATTGCAGTGTCTTTAGAATTCCATGCCGACCTTTTACATCAAGGTTCGTTTCGATTTCACAGCGAGCGGCAAAATAGAGCACCAATGA is part of the Rubripirellula reticaptiva genome and harbors:
- the asnB gene encoding asparagine synthase (glutamine-hydrolyzing), yielding MCGITGFWNPRRTNQRDLRFALNPMLDVLDHRGPDERGSRFFCEQGVALGHTRLSIIGLDCGHQPIETDDGNYAATVNGELYGYKTIRTQLACEEFACNGKSDSAITLPLYLKHGLSFVEKLRGEFAIVLYDQTEQRLILIRDRFGIKPLYYHVGDSGLVWGSEVKSILQHPDVTPQLCPKAAAHQMMQVMVPGSTAFENVHAIKPGHMLIAKLRGDRLEIQTKRWWDMEFPESHETGVDPTEYVQGVKERLIDAVATRLEADVPVGCYLSGGIDSCSILGLATHLQQSPIKAFTIAFDSDEYDESNIARRMAERTGAEQELLRLTEKELYGPAFERATWHAERTFYNTLAVAKWHMSRRVRACNYKAVITGEGSDELFGGYAFFKRDWLGRDQGDKILAGAILAEEDQSHPAWQDVCGFTPSWIQPWMMVLDRVRPLLSSSIQDLLANYDPVAEVAAAIDPDMVRGRNRLDVSQYTWSKTMLEGQILTWGGDRMDMANSMEARPAFLDHHVAEYATTIPPDVRIRDGIEKWVLREAMVNVLPRELYERKKFAFMAPPAHTDPVKRAAVQEMIDHWLTKDRVNAVGVFNQEKLAKFLSDAWNETDPSMARRNDIIINHTLQIHMLHGQYVEGLPLPAVD
- a CDS encoding transposase, which codes for MIRETRTEKDFLENIDGLVSTNPAAHWRFVADNLNTRAIESLVLYFAARCEIETNLDVKGRHGILKTLQSRREFLTDKNHRIRFVYTPRHCRWLNRIEIWFGTLQKKLTRDGSFCSLDDLQDRIPRFIKCYNETIAKPYRWKCDGTLLCK
- a CDS encoding aspartate/ornithine carbamoyltransferase family protein, yielding MPDKQKTFGGVTPVGTNSKGQRLRPHPLLDACEHQIDREALQALAGKSILNPRQFDRRSVVAIAQLSALLESQNVEMDKPLDGKIAITAFFEASTRTRLSFESAVLRLDGKVLSVPDGQVTGIAKGESLADIGEMFNTYGDVVIMRHPDTDCIDQIQRNLQRPLINAGNGSGHHPTQALIDWYALLKWRPELCRPNCPEDRQVHLGVIGTPGSMRAVKSFVRLALMFPGAVKKITLISELADPVGLDLTEPIEESPIPIEIINDVREVLPELDVVYVNSIAFLGDSYRNLDSRYKLEKGSNLKPDAVILHPLARNDELGETLDHTDHNLYFAQAAGAVFVRQALLTCVLDRLDRISGIPRN
- a CDS encoding arylsulfatase; this translates as MLKRFNAIAIVAACIFASAAGAQEAQVDRTELPLKGPWYPPITTLDARDAKAPPVFEVKAPKDAPNVVVILLDDLGFGGTGATGSVLPTPNFDKLAKNGLLYNQFHTTALCSPTRQALITGRNHHSCNQAKITEVATAFPGATGMLPNDVATIAETLRLNGYSTAAYGKHHETAVWEISPSGPFTRWPNFVGFDEFYGFMGGETNQWAPAVYRNLNRVETPDDPDYHFMNDMATKSIEWMRFQQALTPEKPFFVYFAPGAVHAPHHVPKSYIEKQKGNFDEGWDVIRERIFEQQKALGVIPKDTKLAKKPNDIKDWADLSDKEQKLFARQAEVFAAFLDMTDHETGRVIQAIDDMGELDNTLIFYIAGDNGTSAEGGMSGLYNEMTYFNAEPQGSDIDFMMQYYDSWGDPSTYPHMSAGWAVAFDSPFTWTKQVASNYGGTRNAMVVHWPNRIKAKGEIRSQWHHVIDVAPTILEAVGLPEPRIVNGVPQRPIEGTSMAYTWEFPNAPSQHTTQYFEMFGNRGIYFDGWFAGTVHVKPWANPETRFPEDTWELYHVADDFSMSTDLSKQHPEMLAKLQQAFLGEALKYKVLPLDDRRQELFNPKLAGRPDLMFGRKNLTLYEGMDGLLENDFINVKNTSFEIVAEVDSGDQPANGVIIAQGGRFGGWALHVKDGVPMYTYNYLGITRSVAVGKSKLPSGKSTVKMDFAYDGGEKPGAGGTATLYVNDASVGATKIPKTEFAVFSADETAGVGIDMETTVSDEYDRATSKFTGSIGKVSISIK
- a CDS encoding Zn-dependent hydrolase, with the translated sequence MRVNLQRIKTDILALAEIGRNSADHGIYRMAFTDADMQGKRWLTDRIDAAGLPHWIDGAANVSTKIQGTRDAPEILVGSHIDTVPCAGALDGTLGVIAGLECLRCIKEANLVTRRTIELVAFSDEEGRFGGMFGSQSICGQINPEMLATMTDMNGVKLEDELRRHGLDPLGALDAARDPETIDSYLELHIEQGPVLDRVGKPVGIVDEITGLFTWSIRFKGEANHAGTTPMNMRNDAFMGLADFAHEIPRILDENGSERSRATIGKAQILPGATNTVPGLVEFSLDVRDTSEKVLDELSEAFRKALSAIARRRHLVFEFQPKSYITPVHCSEKMIQTLQQNSRKLGLDAHPMPSGAAHDAQIMGRMVPVGMIFVPSKGGQSHSPAEWTAWTDIEAGANVMLHTLIQLAS
- a CDS encoding cysteine hydrolase family protein; translated protein: MSDTDPSKTPRTHSPHTDPLRGVYHESFIDNPKHLEFLAERNTALLCIDLQYLDAAPGCGVFADAEASGVSPEAQEYYFDRLSRMVLPGVRKLQDVFRSHDLEVIHTRIQSLTQNGRDRGKGHKRLHLLAAPGSREADFLEQVAPSPEHDEIVINKTASGVFSSTNIHYVLKNLGIESLFIVGVYTNECVETTIRDACDLGYLVTVIDDCCATVTPELHEASLATLRDRYARVLTLDEAVDNVNRIVSVVS
- a CDS encoding arylsulfatase; the protein is MNSKNQAVYRAILSTLALMTVFAMFQITIAGACGQSFDRSVQTARNFEPAIPRPEQDAAVAKKLVNLEKKTGKKPNILWIIVDDMGYGDPGCYGGGAAIGAATPNIDKLARNGLKLTSCYSQHTCTPTRSAILTGRLPVRTGLTRPILAGDKVTKNPWADEISLPKLLGDAGYATLLTGKWHIGESEGMRPHDVGFDEFYGYYPAQKELSQGVDGRRYPDLVHDSEKLAAFKEIAPANHLTHGFKEGETKLLAEIQSTEDMGRADKELANYTIRRIKELAVGDKPFFIEHCFMKVHADNFPNPDLGFLSSSKYAYKEAIAEVDLHTGELIKALDEAGVLENTLVFFTSDNGPQMDAWPDGGYTPFRGAKGTTFEGGCRVPGIAYWKGMIQPGHESDELFDLMDLFGTALKLAGVSADKLPDDRYYDFVDQTSFLLHDEGKSAREAVYYWWGTELMACRMREYKAHIKVVLPQSTHMHIDMSTIQNVGVAPWFFNLYLDPKEQLPVGHRRNAWLATVTGKLKTHGATFKKYPPKKIGL